The following are from one region of the Klebsiella aerogenes genome:
- the bcsG gene encoding cellulose biosynthesis protein BcsG: MTKAKNTATPLPLWQYWRGLSGWNFYFLVKFALLWAGYLNFHPMLNLVFLAFLLVPIPSEKLHRIRHWVAIPLGLALFWHDTWLPGPESIMSQGSQIAGFSADYVWDLVTRFINWNMVGAFFVMLVLWLFISQWLRVTVFVSAIMVWLVVSPLLPSFTLWPAGQPTTAAAAPAAATGSAASTTTASASTAASGDIPPQTEPPTSANLSNWLKTFYASEQKRKTPFPDQLPADAQPFDLLVINICSLSWSDIDAAGLMDHPLWKHFDIIFKNFNSATSYSGPAAVRLLRASCGQLSHTDLYQPSGNECYLFENLAKLGFTQQLMLGHNGVFGDFLKELRTLGGMQSPLMDQTGLPVILQGFDGSPVYDDQATLNRWLQTTEKLNTPRTATFYNTLPLHDGNHYPGQSKTADYKARAQKFFDELDAFFTELEKSGRKVMVVVVPEHGGALKGDKMQVSGLRDIPSPSITNVPAAVKFFGMKAPHQGAAVEIDQPSSYLAISELVVRALDGKMFTEDNVNWQQYTANLPQTAAVSENSNAIVIQYQGKPYVQLNGGSWVPYPQ; the protein is encoded by the coding sequence ATGACCAAAGCAAAAAATACCGCTACGCCGCTCCCGCTATGGCAGTACTGGCGCGGCCTGTCAGGATGGAACTTCTACTTCCTTGTGAAGTTTGCTCTGCTGTGGGCGGGATACCTTAATTTCCACCCGATGCTTAACCTGGTGTTCCTCGCCTTTTTGCTGGTGCCGATTCCCAGTGAAAAGCTGCATCGGATACGCCACTGGGTAGCCATCCCGCTCGGTTTGGCCCTCTTCTGGCACGATACCTGGCTACCCGGCCCGGAAAGCATCATGAGCCAGGGTTCGCAGATCGCTGGTTTCAGCGCTGATTATGTCTGGGATCTGGTCACCCGCTTTATCAACTGGAATATGGTTGGCGCCTTCTTCGTAATGCTGGTGCTGTGGCTGTTCATCAGCCAGTGGCTGCGCGTGACGGTCTTTGTTTCGGCGATCATGGTCTGGCTGGTCGTCAGCCCGCTGCTGCCCTCCTTCACCCTGTGGCCTGCCGGTCAGCCGACAACGGCCGCCGCCGCCCCTGCGGCGGCAACCGGTAGCGCCGCTAGCACGACAACGGCTTCCGCCAGCACAGCAGCCAGCGGCGATATCCCGCCACAAACCGAACCGCCAACCTCTGCCAACCTCAGCAACTGGCTGAAGACTTTCTATGCCTCTGAGCAGAAAAGAAAAACGCCATTCCCGGATCAACTGCCTGCCGATGCGCAACCGTTCGATCTGCTGGTTATCAATATCTGTTCCCTGTCATGGTCAGACATCGATGCCGCCGGGCTAATGGATCATCCGCTGTGGAAGCATTTCGATATCATCTTCAAAAACTTTAACTCCGCGACGTCCTACAGCGGCCCGGCGGCGGTACGTCTGCTACGCGCCAGCTGTGGTCAGTTGTCGCATACCGACCTGTATCAGCCGTCAGGCAACGAGTGCTACTTGTTTGAGAATCTGGCCAAGCTGGGCTTTACCCAGCAGTTGATGCTGGGCCACAACGGCGTATTTGGCGACTTCCTGAAAGAGCTTCGTACGCTCGGCGGTATGCAGAGTCCATTGATGGACCAGACTGGGCTGCCGGTTATCCTGCAAGGCTTCGACGGTTCTCCGGTCTATGACGATCAAGCTACCCTCAACCGCTGGCTGCAGACCACCGAGAAGCTCAATACGCCACGAACCGCGACTTTCTACAACACCTTGCCGCTGCACGACGGCAACCATTACCCAGGCCAAAGCAAAACGGCCGACTACAAGGCTCGCGCGCAGAAATTCTTCGACGAGCTGGATGCCTTCTTTACCGAGCTGGAAAAATCGGGCCGTAAAGTGATGGTCGTGGTGGTACCGGAACACGGCGGCGCGCTGAAGGGCGATAAAATGCAGGTTTCCGGTCTGCGCGATATCCCAAGCCCGTCGATCACCAATGTTCCCGCCGCGGTGAAATTCTTCGGCATGAAGGCCCCGCATCAGGGCGCAGCGGTAGAAATCGATCAGCCTTCCAGCTACCTCGCGATTTCTGAACTGGTCGTGCGGGCGCTGGACGGCAAAATGTTTACCGAAGACAACGTCAACTGGCAGCAATACACCGCGAACCTGCCGCAAACCGCGGCGGTCTCGGAAAACTCCAACGCGATTGTGATTCAGTATCAGGGTAAACCCTATGTTCAGCTCAATGGCGGCAGCTGGGTACCTTATCCGCAGTAA
- the bcsF gene encoding cellulose biosynthesis protein BcsF — protein MMSIADIIQLIVLCALLFFPLGYLTRHYQRRIRTTLRLMFFKPRYVKPAGMLRRENATRQGKPKK, from the coding sequence ATGATGTCTATCGCTGATATCATTCAGCTCATCGTATTGTGCGCCCTGCTGTTTTTTCCGCTGGGATACCTGACGCGTCATTATCAGCGCCGTATTCGCACCACTTTGCGTTTGATGTTCTTTAAACCCCGTTACGTTAAACCGGCTGGCATGCTGCGCCGGGAAAACGCGACCAGGCAGGGCAAACCGAAAAAATGA
- the bcsE gene encoding cellulose biosynthesis protein BcsE, with protein MEIIYTLGISSLWDEVCHMPVGGVWWLNVDRYADAVTLLNQTLATQAKDSKVAVVVMGKKPNEIISLKKDSGPDKVVLFTMPDRPEGLREMHRDILCSMEPGNYLFILLCTENAWQNIKTEELCHWVGKSNRWAKYHNCSLMVLNSGNDTDKQLSPLLRQYRDLSGLASIRYQGDSHLFDIAWWGSEKGISSQQQLIILQDSDGWRLAQNEETVVQPRSDEKIILSNLRVLEGAPALSEYWTLFETNDAVFDAGRTAQAATLLFSITQNEQIEQLGRYIHTLRRQRGSALKIVVREQTPSLRATDERLLLSCGANMVIPCGAGLSRCLTLIESVQKQKFTRHVPEDFNTLLTWSRPLKLRGYQTWDAFCEAVGAIMANTLLPPDSKGVMVALRPAPGLRVEQALTLCKPNRMGDIVTIGNNRIVLFLSFCRVNDLDTALNHIFPLPTGDIFSNRMIWFEDKQISAEILLMRGISPEDWNTPLPITVGKNEALNVEHDGRQWRRIPEPYRLSSDGEPTS; from the coding sequence GTGGAAATCATATATACGTTGGGTATTTCATCATTATGGGACGAAGTATGCCATATGCCCGTCGGCGGAGTATGGTGGCTCAATGTCGACCGCTATGCCGACGCCGTAACCCTGCTCAATCAAACGCTGGCAACCCAGGCGAAAGACAGCAAGGTCGCTGTCGTGGTAATGGGCAAAAAACCAAATGAAATCATATCATTAAAAAAAGATAGCGGCCCGGACAAAGTCGTCTTATTCACCATGCCCGATCGCCCTGAAGGCCTGCGGGAGATGCACCGCGACATACTTTGTTCGATGGAGCCTGGCAACTATTTATTTATTCTGCTATGTACGGAAAATGCCTGGCAAAATATAAAAACAGAAGAATTATGTCATTGGGTTGGTAAATCTAATAGATGGGCTAAATACCATAATTGTTCTCTTATGGTCCTTAACTCCGGTAACGACACTGACAAGCAACTGTCCCCACTATTACGCCAATACCGCGACCTTTCCGGGCTGGCGAGCATTCGTTATCAAGGCGATAGTCATCTATTTGATATTGCATGGTGGGGCAGTGAGAAAGGTATTAGTTCTCAGCAACAATTGATTATATTGCAGGACAGCGATGGCTGGCGGCTGGCGCAGAATGAAGAGACCGTCGTCCAACCACGCAGTGACGAGAAAATCATCCTCAGTAATTTGCGCGTGTTGGAAGGCGCGCCGGCGCTTTCCGAATACTGGACGCTATTTGAAACCAACGATGCGGTCTTTGACGCCGGACGCACTGCGCAGGCGGCGACGCTGCTCTTTTCCATCACCCAAAACGAGCAAATCGAGCAACTCGGCCGTTACATCCATACCCTGCGCCGCCAGCGCGGCAGCGCCTTAAAAATCGTGGTACGCGAACAAACGCCCAGCCTGCGCGCCACCGATGAACGCCTGTTGCTTAGCTGCGGAGCCAATATGGTGATCCCGTGCGGCGCCGGGCTTTCGCGCTGCCTGACGTTGATTGAAAGCGTGCAGAAACAGAAGTTTACTCGCCATGTCCCGGAAGACTTCAATACGTTGCTGACCTGGAGCAGACCGCTAAAACTCCGCGGTTATCAAACATGGGACGCCTTCTGCGAAGCGGTCGGCGCGATCATGGCCAACACGCTGCTGCCGCCGGATAGCAAGGGGGTCATGGTAGCGCTGCGCCCGGCGCCGGGGCTGCGCGTCGAACAGGCGTTAACGCTGTGTAAGCCCAACCGTATGGGTGATATCGTCACCATTGGCAATAACAGAATTGTGCTGTTTCTGTCGTTTTGCCGCGTAAACGATCTGGATACCGCATTAAATCATATCTTTCCTTTACCGACCGGAGACATCTTCTCTAACCGTATGATTTGGTTCGAAGATAAACAAATTTCCGCCGAAATCCTGCTGATGCGCGGTATCTCTCCGGAAGACTGGAATACGCCGTTGCCGATAACAGTCGGCAAAAACGAAGCCCTCAACGTCGAGCACGATGGGCGCCAGTGGCGGCGAATTCCGGAGCCTTACCGCCTCTCCAGCGATGGGGAGCCGACGTCATGA